The proteins below are encoded in one region of Halodesulfovibrio sp. MK-HDV:
- the fliN gene encoding flagellar motor switch protein FliN, which yields MSEDVNQDLLAEQWAAALEEQDDEPTAGATQNMSQNEALAEEWAAALASEEQEVIQKEKEQSVLSSKAHEAEFKDLTEDAKAIRPEAGKHELDFILDIPLDVSAELGRTRLLINELLQLGQGSVVELNKLAGEPLEIFVNGKLVARGEAVVINEKFGVRLTDIISPIERVKQLA from the coding sequence ATGTCTGAAGACGTGAATCAGGATTTACTGGCTGAACAGTGGGCGGCAGCTCTTGAAGAGCAGGATGATGAACCTACAGCTGGCGCAACTCAGAATATGAGTCAGAACGAAGCGCTTGCAGAAGAATGGGCAGCAGCACTTGCCTCTGAAGAACAAGAAGTTATTCAGAAGGAAAAAGAGCAGAGCGTACTCTCCAGCAAAGCTCACGAAGCTGAGTTCAAGGATTTGACAGAGGATGCAAAAGCCATCCGTCCTGAAGCTGGAAAGCACGAACTCGACTTCATTCTGGACATTCCACTTGATGTTTCCGCAGAACTCGGTCGTACCCGTCTGCTCATCAACGAACTGCTTCAGCTTGGTCAGGGTTCTGTTGTTGAACTCAACAAACTAGCAGGTGAACCACTTGAAATCTTTGTTAATGGCAAGCTTGTCGCTCGTGGCGAAGCTGTTGTTATTAACGAAAAATTCGGTGTGCGCCTGACTGATATCATCAGTCCGATCGAAAGGGTTAAGCAGCTTGCATAA
- a CDS encoding M15 family metallopeptidase — protein MNRRSFLRHICIASAIAIPCNAFAAELIETDLQEEHGQFDLHVKDYISKMSHFDSAHPDDVVLKDEELELLKECTTRITRVMRTVGYGNFNLVSVDQAFTIGKQYSRVGAFSDKEKAFLEKIFYYDASVLGFYGDKPITAFTQTIKRKNVIKIRNSGHYVFRGHPFEVWKEIKSALSSDVILTSGVRGVVKQFHLFLMKASSNGGNLSLASRSLAPPGYSFHGISDFDVGQRKYGKSNFTSRFTETPVFSKLSKLGYLTLRYPRENLLGVRYEPWHVKVNL, from the coding sequence ATGAACAGGCGATCTTTTTTACGACATATTTGTATTGCATCTGCGATTGCAATACCATGCAATGCTTTTGCTGCTGAGTTGATCGAGACGGATCTTCAAGAAGAGCATGGTCAGTTTGATTTGCATGTAAAAGACTACATTTCGAAGATGAGTCATTTTGATTCTGCGCATCCCGACGATGTTGTGCTTAAAGATGAAGAGTTAGAGCTGCTTAAAGAGTGTACGACAAGAATTACTCGTGTGATGCGCACAGTCGGATACGGAAATTTTAATCTTGTTAGTGTTGATCAGGCCTTTACTATTGGAAAACAGTACTCACGCGTTGGCGCGTTCTCCGATAAAGAAAAGGCATTTCTTGAAAAAATATTTTACTACGATGCTAGTGTATTAGGTTTTTACGGTGATAAACCTATTACTGCATTTACCCAGACCATAAAACGCAAGAATGTCATTAAAATTCGCAACAGCGGGCACTATGTATTTAGGGGACACCCATTTGAGGTGTGGAAAGAAATAAAAAGTGCTCTCTCTTCTGATGTGATTTTGACATCCGGCGTGCGCGGTGTGGTGAAACAATTCCACTTGTTCCTCATGAAAGCGAGCAGTAACGGTGGGAATTTGTCTTTGGCATCACGCTCGTTAGCTCCTCCGGGCTACTCCTTCCACGGCATCAGTGACTTTGATGTTGGGCAGCGAAAATACGGAAAATCAAATTTTACCTCCCGTTTTACTGAAACTCCTGTGTTCAGCAAATTAAGCAAGCTTGGTTATCTGACACTGCGATACCCCAGAGAAAATTTGCTGGGAGTACGGTATGAACCCTGGCATGTTAAGGTGAATTTATAA
- the fliO gene encoding flagellar biosynthetic protein FliO: protein MHNIFVTAAHAAIDSSGDIVNGTSPAVPEVVGWGSYVQSIGILLLLLGGLYGLLWFVRKVGMNKGFRGKKGGERTLDVEERFHLAPKKQLVVVRFLNKRLLLGVTDHQINLLSETEAEDDSSHSSDSEEFKKFMGQLRNADSDS from the coding sequence TTGCATAACATTTTTGTGACAGCAGCCCATGCGGCTATCGATTCTTCCGGTGATATCGTCAACGGAACGTCGCCCGCTGTCCCTGAAGTGGTAGGCTGGGGAAGCTATGTTCAGTCCATCGGCATCCTGCTGCTACTTTTAGGTGGGCTCTACGGACTGCTCTGGTTTGTTAGAAAAGTTGGCATGAATAAAGGCTTTAGGGGCAAAAAAGGCGGCGAACGCACCTTGGATGTGGAAGAACGATTCCACCTTGCTCCTAAAAAGCAATTAGTCGTGGTACGCTTCTTGAATAAAAGGCTATTACTGGGGGTCACAGACCACCAGATCAACCTTTTATCTGAAACGGAAGCGGAAGATGACTCTAGCCACTCCTCTGACTCGGAAGAATTTAAAAAATTTATGGGGCAGCTCCGCAACGCGGATTCTGACTCTTAG
- a CDS encoding YbaB/EbfC family nucleoid-associated protein, protein MRGMNDMLRQAQALQKKMSKLQDDLADREVSGTAGGGMITVVCTGKQEIRSIVIDKNAVDPEDVEMLQDLVLAAANDALRKSKEMAESEMGALTGGMNIPGMF, encoded by the coding sequence ATGCGTGGAATGAACGATATGCTTCGTCAGGCTCAGGCGCTTCAGAAAAAAATGTCTAAACTTCAGGACGACCTTGCAGACCGCGAAGTATCCGGTACTGCTGGTGGCGGCATGATTACTGTTGTTTGCACTGGCAAACAGGAAATTCGCTCCATTGTTATCGACAAAAACGCTGTAGACCCTGAAGACGTTGAAATGCTGCAGGACCTCGTTCTTGCTGCTGCTAACGACGCACTGCGTAAATCTAAAGAAATGGCTGAGAGTGAAATGGGCGCCCTTACCGGCGGCATGAACATTCCAGGCATGTTCTAA
- the dnaX gene encoding DNA polymerase III subunit gamma/tau gives MSTAALTTAYRPQRFADVAGQKTVKAVLSRAAKEDKVAPAYLFSGTRGVGKTTIARIFAKALNCKNAPTNEPCNECEHCKKITQGMHVDVVEIDGASNRGIDDARRLRESIGYAAMEGRYKVFIIDEAHMLTRDAFNALLKTLEEPPKGVTFILATTESHKFPITIISRCQHYTFKMLTEQELVDHLTKILGLEKLEFDPAAVRLIARRAAGSVRDSMSLLGQVLALGNDRLEVADVRSILGLAGQELFFSVMDAMKNQDVIALSQVIRDILEQGVDIGFFLRELGNTWRNLFMLKQAGAQALPLLNLPEAEAQKWLEMAPQFALSHVHACWQLTLEGQRRVLTSLEPAMALELLLLNLAFLPKLISTESLSRGTGTPQQPAGQRPAPQQSAPQAAQQENHQASHQTSHQATPSANHSATNQASHQMNQQAPQQAASHMQQTQQERPQQAQQPQAAPQQAQAPQAPAQSALQPPHRQQAQRQQQPPHRQEPPHRQQQQQQQRPPVQNNMPSSMPPMDSPPMELPPEYGGANNSMSAPPDIPSSGGGDASSNNQPSDLTRWSEFLESCQKQDETGGKSLQYLAKATGKRFDDTLQITAAGRTQYDMLNSTDVIVLLTQRAKEWYGTTAVTLQEPESEVRSYHELKEDIESNPAALLLKEELGAELLTFKHKDDPSRK, from the coding sequence ATGAGTACAGCAGCATTAACCACAGCCTACAGACCACAACGCTTTGCCGACGTTGCAGGACAAAAAACAGTAAAAGCTGTTCTTTCCCGCGCAGCCAAAGAAGACAAAGTAGCTCCGGCCTATCTTTTTAGCGGCACCCGCGGTGTCGGCAAAACAACCATTGCCCGTATTTTCGCAAAGGCACTTAACTGCAAAAATGCTCCTACAAACGAGCCTTGCAACGAGTGCGAACATTGCAAAAAGATTACACAGGGCATGCATGTAGATGTGGTGGAAATTGACGGTGCTTCCAACCGAGGCATCGATGACGCACGCAGACTGCGTGAATCTATCGGCTATGCAGCAATGGAAGGCCGCTACAAAGTCTTCATTATCGATGAAGCACACATGCTCACCCGTGACGCGTTTAACGCGCTGCTCAAAACTCTTGAGGAGCCGCCAAAGGGCGTTACGTTTATTCTTGCCACCACAGAGTCGCACAAATTCCCCATCACTATCATCAGCCGTTGTCAGCACTACACCTTCAAAATGCTCACCGAGCAGGAACTTGTAGATCATCTGACAAAAATTCTCGGGTTGGAAAAACTCGAATTCGATCCAGCAGCAGTGCGTCTTATCGCACGCCGTGCGGCAGGGTCTGTTCGTGACTCCATGTCCCTACTTGGACAGGTTCTGGCTCTGGGGAATGATCGTCTTGAAGTGGCGGATGTCCGCTCTATTCTTGGTCTTGCAGGACAGGAACTTTTCTTTAGCGTTATGGACGCCATGAAGAATCAGGATGTGATCGCCCTTTCGCAGGTGATTCGTGACATCCTGGAACAAGGCGTTGATATCGGCTTTTTCCTTCGCGAGCTTGGCAACACATGGCGCAACTTGTTTATGCTTAAACAGGCTGGCGCACAGGCGTTACCGCTTCTCAATCTACCAGAGGCTGAAGCACAGAAATGGCTGGAAATGGCACCACAGTTTGCTTTGTCTCACGTGCACGCTTGCTGGCAGTTGACGCTTGAAGGTCAACGCCGCGTACTCACAAGCCTTGAACCTGCAATGGCACTTGAACTGTTGTTGCTGAACCTTGCGTTCCTGCCAAAACTTATTTCAACAGAATCACTTTCTCGTGGAACCGGCACACCTCAGCAGCCAGCAGGACAACGTCCAGCTCCTCAGCAGAGTGCACCACAGGCAGCACAGCAGGAAAATCACCAGGCCAGTCATCAGACCAGTCATCAGGCTACTCCATCGGCTAATCATTCAGCCACCAATCAGGCTAGCCACCAGATGAACCAGCAAGCGCCTCAACAAGCCGCTTCCCATATGCAGCAGACGCAGCAGGAACGCCCACAACAGGCGCAACAACCGCAGGCTGCACCGCAGCAGGCTCAAGCTCCGCAAGCTCCTGCTCAATCAGCACTCCAGCCGCCACACAGGCAACAAGCGCAGCGTCAGCAGCAACCGCCTCATAGACAAGAACCACCGCACAGACAGCAGCAACAGCAGCAGCAGCGTCCACCGGTGCAGAACAACATGCCATCGTCTATGCCGCCAATGGATTCTCCACCTATGGAGCTTCCACCGGAGTATGGCGGGGCTAACAACAGCATGAGCGCGCCTCCGGACATTCCATCTTCCGGTGGAGGAGATGCTTCAAGCAATAATCAGCCGTCCGATCTTACCCGTTGGAGCGAATTCTTAGAGTCCTGCCAAAAGCAGGACGAGACGGGCGGCAAAAGCTTACAATACCTCGCTAAGGCCACTGGCAAACGTTTCGACGACACCCTACAGATTACCGCTGCAGGGCGTACTCAGTATGATATGTTGAACAGCACAGACGTAATTGTGCTACTCACACAACGTGCTAAAGAATGGTACGGTACAACTGCCGTAACGTTGCAGGAACCTGAATCAGAAGTGCGCAGCTACCACGAATTAAAAGAAGACATTGAATCGAATCCAGCAGCACTCCTTCTGAAAGAAGAATTAGGTGCAGAGCTGCTTACGTTCAAACATAAAGACGATCCAAGCCGGAAATAG
- the fliP gene encoding flagellar type III secretion system pore protein FliP (The bacterial flagellar biogenesis protein FliP forms a type III secretion system (T3SS)-type pore required for flagellar assembly.): MTLATPLTRKNLKNLWGSSATRILTLSALLLLVPAVAFAARDLAVPSLSLALGAGQSEPENVSVLLEILFLLTILSLAPAIMLTVTSFTRIIIVFSFLRQALGTQQLPPSQVLASLAIFMTFVIMRPVGMAINDNALQPYLSEEIGFTVALDEAQKPLREFMFKHTREKDLSLFYSISKMERPKSKVEVPTMMLAAAYVISELKTGFTIGFLIYVPFLIIDMVVSSILLAMGMMMLPPMMVSMPFKLLLFVLVDGWSLLTGSLVNSFLL; the protein is encoded by the coding sequence ATGACTCTAGCCACTCCTCTGACTCGGAAGAATTTAAAAAATTTATGGGGCAGCTCCGCAACGCGGATTCTGACTCTTAGTGCTTTATTACTGCTGGTTCCCGCTGTAGCGTTTGCTGCGCGGGACCTTGCAGTGCCATCCCTTTCGCTGGCATTAGGCGCAGGTCAATCAGAACCGGAGAATGTATCCGTTCTGTTGGAAATCCTGTTCCTGCTCACTATTCTGTCACTGGCACCAGCCATTATGCTGACAGTTACCAGCTTTACCCGCATCATCATCGTTTTTTCCTTTTTGCGTCAGGCATTAGGAACGCAGCAGCTGCCACCGTCTCAGGTTCTGGCAAGCCTCGCTATTTTTATGACTTTCGTCATCATGCGCCCTGTGGGCATGGCAATTAACGATAATGCACTGCAACCCTACCTAAGCGAAGAAATAGGCTTCACAGTAGCTCTGGACGAGGCACAAAAGCCTCTTAGAGAGTTTATGTTTAAGCATACACGCGAAAAAGATCTTTCTTTGTTCTATTCCATCAGTAAAATGGAAAGACCAAAATCAAAGGTTGAAGTTCCTACCATGATGCTGGCAGCAGCCTACGTCATCAGCGAGCTTAAAACAGGCTTTACCATCGGCTTCCTCATCTACGTACCGTTCCTCATAATCGACATGGTTGTTTCGAGTATCCTTCTCGCGATGGGTATGATGATGCTGCCGCCAATGATGGTTTCTATGCCGTTTAAACTGCTTCTTTTCGTTCTGGTAGACGGCTGGAGCCTGCTCACCGGCTCTCTCGTTAACAGCTTCCTATTGTGA
- the fliQ gene encoding flagellar biosynthesis protein FliQ produces the protein MTPEFVIGYARKAIELTLMISLPMLLVGLIVGLIVSIIQAATQVQEQTLTFVPKIIAIFVSLLIAFPWIMEKMTSFTREVFMNIPNYIR, from the coding sequence ATGACACCCGAATTCGTTATCGGCTATGCCCGTAAAGCAATCGAGCTTACGCTCATGATCTCGCTGCCTATGCTGCTCGTAGGTCTTATTGTCGGTCTGATCGTATCCATCATTCAGGCAGCAACACAGGTACAGGAACAAACCCTGACCTTTGTGCCTAAAATTATCGCGATCTTTGTATCGCTGCTCATAGCATTCCCGTGGATTATGGAGAAAATGACCTCGTTTACTCGCGAAGTCTTTATGAATATTCCTAATTACATCCGCTAA
- a CDS encoding flagellar motor protein MotB, protein MAREKKQEEPEGVPAWLITFSDLVTLLLTFFVLILSMSSMDKTMLIEINPFERGLGVINYHGSGRVPQRIKLILELVADPKSAFEQRDRIKDLLFPEDVLPPDIDMSTLDRNLRILQKPEGLAIALTNDLVFKPGSYELTPSAKKLLSQVVLMLQYTSADTNISGHADNTGRSNAANYPLSGKRAMAVLEYFLATGLQPRRFSVSGYGADKPLESNATEYGRAQNRRVEILIKTTQRLGRYS, encoded by the coding sequence ATGGCTCGTGAAAAAAAACAAGAAGAACCGGAAGGCGTCCCTGCGTGGCTCATCACCTTCTCTGACCTTGTGACCTTGCTGCTCACATTCTTTGTACTCATTCTCAGTATGTCTTCTATGGATAAGACAATGCTTATTGAGATTAACCCGTTCGAACGCGGTTTGGGAGTTATCAACTACCATGGTTCTGGACGAGTGCCGCAGCGCATTAAACTTATCTTGGAACTTGTAGCTGATCCAAAGTCTGCTTTCGAACAGCGAGACAGAATTAAAGACTTGTTATTTCCGGAGGACGTACTGCCGCCGGATATTGACATGAGTACGTTGGATCGTAACTTACGCATCCTTCAAAAGCCGGAAGGCCTTGCAATTGCCCTTACAAATGATCTCGTTTTCAAACCGGGCAGTTACGAGTTAACCCCTTCTGCAAAAAAACTACTCTCTCAAGTAGTGCTGATGTTGCAATACACATCCGCAGATACAAACATTTCCGGTCATGCAGATAATACAGGTCGCAGCAATGCAGCCAACTATCCACTTTCCGGAAAAAGAGCGATGGCTGTACTCGAATACTTTTTGGCAACAGGGCTACAACCGAGACGTTTTTCAGTAAGCGGATACGGTGCAGACAAGCCACTTGAGTCGAACGCGACAGAGTACGGACGTGCGCAGAATAGACGAGTAGAGATTTTGATTAAAACAACCCAGCGTCTTGGACGCTACTCATAA
- a CDS encoding M99 family carboxypeptidase catalytic domain-containing protein: protein MRLLLSFIFVLMMTVSAFAQNPLDFSLHKLGSDAEGPTILVVGGIQGDEPGGFSAAGMIVSHYKITKGNVWVVPNLNFLSIIKSSRGSYGDMNRKFAMLDKKDPDYSSVQRIKEIIRNDKVDMVLNLHDGSGFYSPKYIDKLHNPRYWGQCVIIDQEAITHPKFGDLSSMARIAVKKANTELLKKSDKLHLKNTRTREGDHEMEKSLTYYAIKHGKPAFGIEASKSFMTPTRTYYHLSVLESFLRQAGVEFSRDFDMNPRSIKQAMFSQVKLAMYGGKLQLELDNVRKYLKYVPMNKSLANKFEASKPLLTMVDAPNGYKVYYGNRNLTNLSPQFFEFDDSLSSLQLTVDGRDQEVSMGTIIDVGSHFSVSSLKGYRFNIIGYVAPNKGAESDVLVRKKDLAKRFSLDKGGRVYRVEVYRGKKFSGMVLVRFTKNNALAVR from the coding sequence ATGCGACTGTTACTATCATTTATATTTGTTCTCATGATGACGGTGTCTGCCTTTGCGCAGAATCCGTTAGATTTTTCTTTGCATAAGCTTGGTAGCGATGCTGAGGGGCCAACAATTCTTGTTGTTGGCGGTATTCAGGGTGATGAGCCGGGTGGTTTTAGTGCTGCCGGTATGATTGTTTCTCACTACAAGATCACCAAGGGCAACGTGTGGGTTGTTCCAAACTTAAACTTTTTGAGCATTATCAAAAGTTCCCGTGGCTCATACGGCGATATGAACCGTAAATTTGCAATGCTTGATAAGAAAGATCCGGACTATTCTTCCGTTCAGCGGATAAAAGAAATTATCCGTAATGACAAAGTCGATATGGTTCTTAACCTGCACGACGGTAGCGGATTTTATAGTCCAAAATACATCGATAAGTTACACAATCCTCGCTACTGGGGACAGTGCGTCATTATTGATCAGGAAGCGATAACGCATCCAAAATTTGGTGATCTGAGCAGCATGGCACGGATTGCTGTCAAAAAAGCGAACACCGAGTTGCTTAAAAAGAGTGACAAACTTCATTTGAAGAACACCCGCACTCGCGAAGGTGATCATGAAATGGAAAAGTCGCTTACCTACTATGCCATTAAACATGGTAAGCCTGCTTTCGGTATCGAAGCCAGTAAGTCTTTTATGACACCGACTCGTACATACTATCATCTTTCAGTGCTTGAATCTTTCTTGAGGCAGGCTGGTGTTGAATTTTCACGCGATTTTGATATGAACCCGCGTTCGATCAAACAAGCCATGTTCAGTCAGGTTAAACTGGCAATGTACGGCGGAAAATTACAGCTCGAACTGGATAATGTTCGTAAGTATCTCAAATACGTTCCTATGAACAAAAGTTTAGCGAACAAGTTTGAAGCATCCAAGCCGCTGTTAACCATGGTTGATGCCCCGAACGGCTACAAGGTTTACTACGGGAACAGAAATTTGACGAACCTGTCGCCTCAGTTCTTTGAGTTCGATGACAGTCTTTCTTCATTACAGTTGACTGTGGACGGAAGAGACCAAGAAGTCTCCATGGGTACCATCATCGACGTGGGCAGTCATTTTAGCGTTAGTTCTTTGAAAGGCTATCGATTCAATATTATTGGATACGTGGCACCGAATAAAGGCGCAGAATCAGATGTGCTCGTACGAAAGAAAGATCTTGCGAAACGTTTTTCCCTCGATAAGGGCGGACGTGTGTATCGTGTCGAAGTATATCGCGGTAAAAAGTTCTCCGGTATGGTGCTCGTGCGGTTTACCAAAAACAACGCGCTTGCTGTACGGTAG
- a CDS encoding motility protein A: MDLATVLGIVISFGLVLSAIMMGGSLLIFVSVPSLLIVMGGTIGATLVNYPLKRVVSVISVFKKTLFAQDLSPQETIDQFKDYADRARREGILSLEPIISGIEDPYLKKGLQLTVDGLEPQAIQEILESEIANTEARHSDGQDILKSFGEYAPALGMIGTVIGLVQMLQTMSDPSSIGPAMAVALITTFYGACLANLVFIPMAGKLKSRSNSEIRIKEMQLEGVLAISRGENPRIIQEKLSCFQAIGDRLDAA, encoded by the coding sequence ATGGATTTGGCAACGGTTCTCGGGATAGTAATTTCCTTCGGTCTGGTTCTCTCTGCTATCATGATGGGTGGCAGTCTTCTTATCTTTGTTTCCGTACCGTCACTACTTATTGTTATGGGCGGAACCATTGGTGCAACGCTTGTAAACTATCCGCTTAAGCGCGTTGTTTCCGTAATAAGTGTTTTCAAAAAAACACTTTTTGCTCAAGATTTGTCCCCGCAGGAAACAATTGATCAATTCAAAGATTACGCTGACCGCGCTCGTAGAGAAGGTATCCTTTCTCTTGAACCAATCATCAGCGGCATCGAAGACCCGTACCTTAAAAAGGGTTTACAACTGACCGTCGACGGCCTTGAGCCGCAGGCGATTCAGGAAATCTTAGAATCTGAAATTGCCAATACAGAAGCCCGCCATAGCGACGGGCAGGATATTCTTAAATCATTCGGTGAATACGCACCGGCACTGGGCATGATCGGTACAGTTATCGGCCTTGTTCAGATGCTGCAAACCATGAGCGATCCAAGCTCCATTGGTCCTGCTATGGCGGTTGCGCTTATCACCACCTTCTACGGCGCATGTCTTGCTAACCTTGTGTTCATTCCTATGGCTGGCAAGCTCAAGTCTCGTAGTAACTCCGAAATTCGTATTAAAGAAATGCAGCTCGAAGGCGTGCTTGCAATTTCTCGTGGTGAAAACCCGCGTATTATTCAAGAAAAGCTTTCTTGTTTCCAGGCAATTGGCGACCGTCTTGATGCTGCATAG
- a CDS encoding YggS family pyridoxal phosphate-dependent enzyme, producing MNECHVDGAAIIARYDTVVEKVADAARKAGRNPEDVKLIAVSKRHPAESIKILNKHGQLDFGENYVQEVLAKQEELAELTINWHFIGHLQSKKAKDVAGKFALIHSIDRLALAQKLQNRMEMLPVSGLDGEKKVQDILLQVNIGDEAQKSGVDKDGLFELAEKVAAFPLLRIRGLMGMPPASCIAEEARPFFSNLRELRDELSTRIGVPMEHLSMGMTQDYVQAIEEGATFVRIGTEIFGPRPY from the coding sequence ATGAATGAATGTCATGTTGACGGTGCTGCAATTATTGCCCGTTACGATACTGTCGTTGAAAAAGTGGCGGATGCTGCCCGTAAAGCGGGACGTAATCCTGAAGATGTAAAGCTCATTGCTGTATCTAAACGCCACCCTGCCGAATCTATTAAAATTCTCAACAAACACGGCCAATTAGACTTTGGTGAAAATTACGTTCAAGAGGTTCTTGCTAAGCAGGAAGAGCTCGCTGAACTTACCATCAACTGGCACTTTATTGGCCATTTGCAGTCTAAAAAAGCCAAAGATGTTGCTGGGAAATTTGCCCTTATTCACTCCATCGATCGTTTGGCCTTGGCACAAAAACTGCAAAACCGCATGGAGATGCTTCCCGTTTCCGGTTTGGACGGTGAGAAAAAAGTTCAGGATATTTTGCTTCAGGTTAACATTGGCGACGAAGCACAAAAATCCGGCGTTGATAAAGACGGACTTTTTGAACTTGCCGAAAAGGTTGCAGCATTTCCACTCCTGCGTATCCGCGGATTAATGGGAATGCCACCAGCATCTTGTATTGCAGAAGAGGCACGTCCTTTCTTCAGCAATTTGCGCGAACTGCGCGATGAGCTTTCAACCCGCATTGGCGTTCCTATGGAACACCTTTCTATGGGGATGACACAGGACTACGTGCAGGCAATTGAAGAAGGCGCCACATTTGTACGTATAGGAACAGAAATTTTCGGCCCGCGTCCTTATTAA
- the fliL gene encoding flagellar basal body-associated protein FliL has protein sequence MIEEGKDQNKKSGKMKWVIMLLVLLLLAGGGYFAYTTYFQNSTETADPQDVQLEDIDPADSQVVTLPSFLVNLSDPLGRRYIKLTLDVEVASSDAAQVLETSSAKVRDAVILLLSSKSYADLASLESKILLKNELVTRLNQIIGSSKVVRVYFTELVIQ, from the coding sequence GTGATTGAAGAAGGAAAAGATCAAAATAAAAAAAGCGGAAAGATGAAATGGGTCATCATGCTTTTAGTCCTTCTGCTTCTGGCTGGCGGCGGGTACTTCGCGTACACAACGTACTTCCAGAATTCTACCGAAACGGCGGACCCTCAGGATGTCCAGCTTGAAGATATTGATCCAGCTGATTCACAAGTGGTCACCCTGCCAAGTTTCCTTGTAAACCTCTCTGACCCGCTCGGGCGACGCTACATCAAGCTTACTCTTGATGTTGAAGTTGCCAGTTCGGATGCTGCACAAGTACTGGAAACCTCAAGCGCAAAAGTGCGTGATGCAGTTATTCTGCTTCTTTCCAGCAAGTCATACGCAGACCTTGCTTCTCTCGAGAGCAAAATCTTGCTTAAAAATGAACTGGTGACCCGACTCAACCAGATTATTGGCAGCTCTAAAGTTGTACGTGTGTATTTTACAGAACTGGTTATCCAGTAA
- a CDS encoding flagellar motor protein MotB → MAKRKKKQEEGGGASWLITFSDMMTLMLTFFVLLVSMSVTDERRKLIVLTSVTGAFGEGNGNLNPATQTDAQRIVDPGPMELKTDDLSPLKDLLWEDDKEDLNFQENQYVQIFSISEDVLFTPGTTQLSNRGVVLLNRIMPWMLRIKHPLLLAGHTSALRDEAGKKYEVSFTRDAELSPTWNLSFMRVMSVYTYLKGRGIPTDQMMVEAFANYHPRWSDNNPKGRKKNRRVDIVLDKRNMQWIKKLEDLTRGAPKKKKEFDFKDFKFDLSVNDGGDRVSSVSGSMQDGV, encoded by the coding sequence ATGGCTAAACGTAAAAAGAAACAAGAAGAAGGCGGCGGCGCCTCCTGGCTCATCACGTTCTCAGACATGATGACCCTCATGCTTACATTCTTCGTATTACTTGTAAGTATGTCGGTTACGGATGAGAGACGAAAGCTGATTGTACTGACGTCCGTTACTGGCGCGTTCGGTGAAGGTAATGGCAACCTGAACCCCGCCACTCAGACTGATGCTCAGCGTATTGTTGATCCGGGACCGATGGAACTGAAAACTGATGATCTCTCTCCACTTAAAGACCTTTTGTGGGAAGATGACAAAGAAGACTTGAACTTTCAGGAAAACCAGTATGTTCAAATTTTCTCCATCAGCGAAGATGTTCTATTCACCCCAGGCACCACGCAATTAAGCAACAGAGGTGTTGTGCTGTTAAACCGCATAATGCCTTGGATGCTGCGGATCAAACATCCGCTGCTGCTTGCCGGACACACATCCGCATTGCGCGATGAAGCCGGTAAGAAATATGAAGTTTCCTTTACGCGTGATGCAGAGCTTTCCCCAACATGGAACCTCTCTTTCATGCGCGTAATGAGCGTCTACACTTACCTGAAAGGACGCGGAATCCCTACAGACCAGATGATGGTGGAGGCTTTTGCCAACTATCATCCACGCTGGAGTGATAACAATCCGAAAGGTAGAAAGAAAAACAGACGCGTAGATATTGTGTTGGATAAACGCAATATGCAGTGGATCAAAAAGCTTGAAGACTTAACCCGCGGAGCGCCAAAGAAGAAAAAGGAATTTGATTTCAAAGATTTCAAATTTGATCTTAGCGTAAACGATGGCGGAGACAGGGTTTCCAGTGTATCCGGTTCAATGCAGGACGGAGTATAA